One Segnochrobactrum spirostomi genomic window carries:
- a CDS encoding FecCD family ABC transporter permease has translation MGLLLGLTILSLAAVLAVVGVSVGVGDLPIPLTTTVAAVTNRLGWTDVALSRIQETVIWDYRLSRALVAAFCGAGLALCGAIMQALLRNPLAEPYVLGVSAGASTGAVAIVILGLGAGAVSLSAGAFAGAFAAFLFVALLSNGTAAGADRTILAGVAASQLFNATTAYIVTTSANAQQARDVMFWLLGSFGGVRWPEFALVAGVVGAGLVACLTQARVLDAFAFGDEAAAALGVDVARARLTLFCLTAMMTATIVSMVGSIGFVGLVVPHVTRFLVGPLHIRLLPACAVSGAIFMVLADIAARALVPQQVLPVGVVTALVGVPVFSLLLYRLQRAA, from the coding sequence ATGGGCCTGCTCCTCGGCCTGACGATCCTGTCCCTCGCCGCGGTGCTCGCCGTCGTCGGTGTGAGCGTCGGGGTCGGCGATCTGCCGATCCCCCTGACGACGACCGTCGCGGCGGTGACCAACCGGCTCGGCTGGACCGATGTGGCACTCAGCCGGATTCAGGAGACGGTGATCTGGGACTACCGGCTCAGCCGGGCTCTCGTCGCGGCGTTCTGCGGCGCGGGCCTCGCGCTCTGCGGGGCGATCATGCAGGCGCTGCTGCGCAACCCGCTCGCCGAACCCTACGTCCTCGGCGTTTCGGCCGGCGCTTCGACAGGCGCGGTCGCGATCGTCATCCTCGGCCTCGGTGCGGGGGCTGTGTCGCTCTCGGCCGGCGCATTCGCCGGCGCGTTCGCGGCCTTCCTGTTCGTCGCCCTCCTGTCGAACGGCACCGCCGCCGGCGCGGACCGCACCATTCTCGCGGGCGTCGCCGCCTCGCAACTCTTCAATGCGACGACGGCCTACATCGTGACCACCTCGGCTAACGCCCAGCAGGCCCGTGACGTGATGTTCTGGCTCCTCGGCAGCTTCGGGGGTGTGCGCTGGCCGGAGTTCGCGCTGGTCGCGGGCGTCGTCGGGGCCGGCCTCGTGGCGTGCCTGACCCAAGCGCGGGTGCTCGATGCCTTCGCCTTCGGCGACGAGGCCGCGGCGGCGCTCGGCGTCGACGTCGCCAGGGCGCGGCTCACATTATTCTGCCTCACTGCGATGATGACGGCGACGATCGTCAGCATGGTCGGGTCGATCGGCTTCGTCGGCCTCGTGGTGCCCCACGTCACCCGCTTCCTCGTCGGGCCGCTGCACATCCGCCTGCTGCCCGCCTGCGCCGTCTCCGGGGCGATCTTCATGGTCCTGGCGGACATCGCCGCGCGCGCCCTGGTTCCGCAGCAGGTGCTCCCCGTGGGTGTGGTCACCGCGCTGGTCGGCGTGCCGGTCTTCTCGCTCCTGCTCTACCGCTTGCAGCGTGCCGCATGA
- a CDS encoding ABC transporter ATP-binding protein → MTIRAEHLTWKAGKTVILDGISLEVRTGEMVGLLGPNGSGKTSLLRLLAGLKRPDAGRILLDDREIGTIRRRALARRVAFVEQHATTTANLTVADVVRLGRHPHRSLLAGWTPADEDAVARALAVAGFSEKRDARWQRLSGGEKQRAQIAKALAQSPTELILDEPTNHLDIEHQIGVLRLIAGLPVTSVIALHDLNHAAMFCDRLVVLARGRVVAAGTPEDILTEDLLRSVFSVEARVAPSPHHARPHIHFLR, encoded by the coding sequence ATGACGATCCGCGCCGAACACCTCACTTGGAAGGCCGGCAAGACGGTGATCCTCGACGGCATCTCCCTCGAGGTGAGGACCGGCGAGATGGTCGGCCTCCTCGGGCCGAACGGGTCCGGTAAGACGTCGCTGCTCCGCCTCCTCGCGGGGCTGAAGCGGCCCGATGCGGGACGCATTCTGCTGGATGATCGAGAGATCGGCACGATCCGCCGCCGCGCGCTCGCCCGGCGTGTCGCCTTCGTCGAGCAGCACGCGACGACGACCGCGAACCTCACCGTGGCCGACGTGGTGCGGCTCGGCCGGCATCCTCACCGGTCGCTCCTCGCGGGGTGGACACCGGCGGACGAGGACGCCGTCGCTCGGGCCCTCGCGGTCGCCGGGTTCTCAGAGAAGCGCGATGCGCGCTGGCAGCGCCTGTCCGGCGGAGAGAAGCAGCGCGCCCAGATCGCCAAGGCGCTCGCCCAGAGCCCGACGGAGCTCATCCTCGACGAGCCCACCAACCACCTCGACATCGAGCATCAGATCGGCGTGCTGCGGCTGATCGCGGGCCTGCCAGTCACGAGCGTCATCGCGCTCCACGACCTGAACCACGCGGCGATGTTCTGTGACCGCCTCGTCGTGCTCGCCCGCGGCCGTGTCGTCGCCGCGGGCACGCCTGAGGACATCCTCACGGAAGACCTGCTGCGATCCGTCTTCTCGGTCGAAGCCCGGGTCGCCCCCTCCCCGCACCATGCGCGGCCGCACATCCATTTTCTGCGCTGA
- a CDS encoding ABC transporter substrate-binding protein gives MLNAAQAASTHYPLVLENCGVEVTFPKAPQRAIGLGQNSAEILLLLGLQDRMVGTAFWPSHVMPQLAAANAKVKLLTVEFPTFESMLAEDPDLVAAALPSLLGPNSKVAKREDFEKVGVPTYLSPSTCLDTKATKDTYGSRDRLWTSALLYQEIDELSRIFDVQDRGQALIADFKAREAALRAMVQNNGTSGKPLSYLFWFSSPSPSADAYVGGKNGASGYIANLLGGTNAIASEAEWPTVGWESIIAANPGVIVAASLDRNRWELDKSDAKVRFLTTDPALSELPAVKSKAIVVMDGQAMNPGVRTIYGAEQVAAQLKALGLLR, from the coding sequence ATGCTGAATGCGGCGCAGGCCGCGTCGACGCATTATCCCCTCGTCCTCGAGAATTGCGGGGTCGAGGTCACGTTCCCGAAGGCGCCGCAGCGGGCGATCGGTCTCGGGCAGAACAGCGCCGAGATTCTCCTTCTGCTCGGGCTACAGGATCGGATGGTCGGCACCGCCTTCTGGCCCAGCCACGTCATGCCCCAGCTCGCCGCGGCCAACGCCAAGGTGAAGCTCCTCACGGTCGAGTTCCCCACCTTCGAATCGATGCTGGCCGAAGACCCCGATTTAGTCGCCGCGGCCCTGCCGAGCCTGCTCGGTCCGAACAGCAAGGTCGCCAAACGCGAGGATTTCGAAAAGGTCGGCGTGCCGACCTACCTCTCGCCGAGCACCTGCCTCGACACCAAGGCGACCAAGGACACCTACGGGAGCCGTGACCGCCTGTGGACGAGCGCGCTCCTCTATCAGGAGATCGACGAGCTTTCCCGTATCTTCGACGTCCAGGATCGCGGCCAGGCCCTCATCGCCGACTTCAAAGCGCGCGAGGCCGCCCTGCGCGCAATGGTCCAGAACAACGGCACGAGCGGCAAGCCGCTCTCCTATCTGTTCTGGTTCTCGAGCCCGTCGCCGTCCGCGGACGCCTATGTGGGCGGCAAGAACGGTGCCTCGGGCTACATCGCCAACCTGCTCGGCGGCACCAACGCGATCGCGTCGGAGGCGGAGTGGCCCACGGTCGGGTGGGAGAGCATCATCGCCGCCAACCCGGGCGTGATCGTCGCCGCGAGCCTCGACCGCAATCGTTGGGAACTCGATAAGTCCGACGCCAAGGTGCGCTTTCTCACCACGGACCCCGCCCTCAGCGAACTGCCGGCCGTGAAGTCGAAGGCGATCGTCGTCATGGACGGCCAGGCGATGAACCCCGGCGTGCGCACGATCTACGGCGCGGAGCAGGTCGCCGCGCAGTTGAAGGCCCTCGGTCTCCTCCGGTGA
- a CDS encoding LysR family transcriptional regulator: MADAPLDDLHAFAAVARARGFRGAAVAEGVSASALSEAVRRLETRLGVRLLNRTTRSVAPTEAGLRLLERLTPALDEIAAALDGINSVRARPSGTLRLNVPVIVSRFVLPPIVGGFLSAYPDITLDVMAEDSFVDILAAGFDAGVRYDERLELDMIAVPIGPRTQRYVAAASPAYLAAHGPPNHPGDLVGHACIRHRFPGRASPAWEFERGDEIVRVSVQGPLVASTLDLQIAAAVAGLGILYSFEDALAPEIAAGRLVPVLEDWWQSFSGPYLYYAGRRYLPAPLRAFVDYVRVLPASAAG, from the coding sequence ATGGCCGACGCCCCGCTCGACGATCTCCACGCCTTCGCTGCCGTCGCCCGCGCCCGCGGCTTTCGCGGCGCGGCTGTTGCGGAAGGCGTCTCTGCCTCCGCGTTGAGCGAAGCGGTGCGTCGGCTCGAGACGCGGCTCGGCGTCCGCCTGCTCAACCGCACGACCCGCTCCGTCGCCCCGACGGAGGCAGGTCTCCGGCTGCTCGAACGTTTGACGCCCGCGCTCGACGAGATCGCCGCCGCGCTCGACGGGATCAACAGCGTCCGGGCGCGCCCGAGCGGCACCCTGCGGCTCAACGTGCCGGTGATCGTGTCGCGCTTCGTGCTGCCGCCGATCGTCGGCGGATTTCTGAGCGCCTATCCGGACATCACCCTCGACGTCATGGCGGAGGACAGCTTCGTCGATATTCTCGCCGCCGGCTTCGACGCGGGCGTGCGTTATGACGAACGGCTCGAGCTCGACATGATCGCGGTGCCGATCGGCCCGCGCACCCAGCGTTATGTGGCGGCGGCGTCCCCGGCTTATCTCGCGGCGCATGGCCCGCCGAACCATCCCGGCGACCTCGTCGGACATGCCTGCATCCGCCACCGCTTTCCGGGCCGGGCGAGCCCGGCATGGGAGTTCGAGCGGGGCGACGAGATCGTGCGGGTGAGCGTCCAGGGACCGCTCGTCGCCTCGACGCTCGATCTTCAGATCGCCGCGGCCGTCGCCGGCCTCGGCATCCTCTATTCGTTCGAGGATGCGCTCGCGCCGGAGATCGCGGCGGGCCGGCTGGTGCCGGTGCTGGAGGACTGGTGGCAGTCCTTTTCAGGGCCCTATCTCTATTATGCGGGGCGGCGTTATCTGCCCGCCCCGCTTCGCGCTTTCGTCGATTATGTGCGGGTGCTTCCCGCCTCCGCGGCCGGGTGA
- a CDS encoding ABC transporter ATP-binding protein, which produces MPSPIIEASAIVKDYGPFRALHSVSLEVGAGEFVALVGPSGCGKTTLLKIVAGFEQPTGGTLKIEGRDMNDVPAAKRPTRMVFQKLALFPHKTVRDNIGFPLKLAKVPAAEAETRIRAMLELMHLKTAYLDRFPAQLSGGEQQRVALARALVSQPGVLLLDEPMSALDAKLKKSLQAELKNLHRNLGTSFVLVTHDLEEAMMLADRICVMRAGNVVQIGTPSEIYYRPADSFVASFIGDTNLFPVRIDAGPGDDIAFGSPIISCTGALVSKAQATSAVTGPSALLLVRPEALRFAGANEPQPFATLAGHVEEFFVKGASIQYRVRVEGHPVPVVMDLPGTPNLPAAVGEAVTIGFDRSDIVLIRE; this is translated from the coding sequence TTGCCGAGCCCCATCATCGAAGCGTCCGCCATCGTCAAGGATTACGGCCCCTTCCGTGCGCTCCATTCGGTGTCGCTCGAGGTCGGCGCGGGCGAATTCGTCGCGCTCGTCGGCCCGTCCGGCTGCGGCAAGACCACGCTCCTCAAGATCGTCGCCGGCTTCGAGCAGCCGACCGGCGGCACGCTGAAGATCGAGGGGCGCGACATGAACGACGTGCCGGCGGCCAAGCGGCCGACCCGCATGGTGTTCCAGAAGCTCGCGCTGTTTCCCCATAAGACGGTGCGCGACAATATCGGCTTTCCGCTGAAGCTCGCGAAGGTGCCCGCCGCCGAGGCGGAGACGCGCATCCGCGCCATGTTGGAACTGATGCACCTGAAGACGGCCTATCTCGACCGCTTCCCGGCGCAGCTTTCGGGCGGCGAGCAGCAGCGTGTCGCGCTGGCCCGCGCCCTCGTCTCCCAACCCGGCGTGCTCCTCCTCGACGAGCCGATGAGCGCCCTCGACGCCAAGCTCAAGAAGTCGCTTCAGGCGGAACTGAAGAACCTGCACCGCAATCTCGGCACCTCGTTCGTGCTCGTCACCCACGATCTCGAAGAGGCGATGATGCTCGCCGACCGCATCTGCGTGATGCGCGCCGGCAACGTCGTCCAGATCGGCACGCCGTCCGAGATCTATTATCGCCCGGCGGATTCGTTCGTGGCGAGCTTCATCGGCGACACCAACCTGTTCCCCGTGCGCATCGATGCGGGGCCGGGCGACGACATCGCCTTCGGCTCGCCGATCATCTCCTGCACCGGCGCGCTCGTTTCCAAGGCGCAGGCGACGAGCGCCGTGACGGGCCCGAGCGCCCTCCTCCTGGTGCGCCCCGAAGCGCTCCGCTTCGCCGGCGCGAACGAGCCCCAGCCCTTCGCCACGCTCGCGGGGCATGTCGAGGAATTCTTCGTCAAAGGCGCCTCGATCCAATATCGCGTCCGGGTCGAGGGGCACCCCGTCCCGGTCGTGATGGACCTGCCGGGCACGCCGAACCTGCCGGCCGCCGTCGGCGAGGCCGTGACGATCGGCTTCGACCGGTCCGACATCGTGCTCATCCGGGAGTGA
- a CDS encoding ABC transporter permease, whose protein sequence is MRIDRKSWRDPLLLGTTVPLTLLMIVFFLVPLAMTGILSFQTTKYYRLIWTWDLATWRDVFGKPFYWTIMLRTVAMSLVCVVLSLAIAMPVAYALATRLGSLQRHVTILITFAFLTDAVLKTFGWILVLDKNGVLNWGLSYLGFGPQALNLLFTPSATMIGMVYNLAVYPMFTIYLSLVRIDRDLQLAAYDAGASRLRTFFEVTLPLSKPGLYAGAVLVFVLSLGAFLEPKVMGGGNSPMASELIRQSFETRVNWPLGAALTLVLIVIGALSLAISALVAMRRRRVASPA, encoded by the coding sequence ATGCGGATTGATCGGAAATCCTGGCGCGATCCCTTGCTCCTCGGCACCACGGTGCCGCTCACGCTCCTGATGATCGTCTTCTTCCTGGTGCCGCTCGCGATGACCGGCATCCTGAGCTTCCAGACCACCAAATATTACCGCCTGATCTGGACCTGGGACCTCGCCACCTGGCGCGACGTGTTCGGCAAGCCGTTCTATTGGACGATCATGCTGCGCACCGTGGCGATGTCGCTCGTCTGCGTCGTGCTGTCGCTCGCGATCGCGATGCCGGTCGCCTATGCGCTGGCGACGCGGCTCGGCAGCCTCCAGCGGCACGTGACCATCCTCATCACCTTCGCCTTCCTGACCGATGCCGTGTTGAAGACGTTCGGCTGGATCCTCGTGCTCGACAAGAACGGCGTGCTGAACTGGGGGCTATCCTATCTCGGGTTTGGGCCGCAGGCGCTCAATCTGCTCTTCACCCCGTCCGCGACGATGATCGGCATGGTCTACAACCTCGCCGTCTATCCGATGTTCACGATCTACCTGTCGCTCGTGCGCATCGACCGCGACCTGCAACTCGCCGCCTATGACGCAGGCGCCTCTCGCCTGCGCACGTTCTTCGAGGTGACGCTGCCGCTCTCGAAGCCGGGCCTCTATGCCGGTGCGGTGCTCGTCTTCGTCCTCAGCCTCGGCGCCTTCCTGGAGCCGAAGGTGATGGGCGGCGGCAATTCGCCGATGGCCTCGGAACTCATCCGCCAGAGCTTCGAGACCCGGGTGAACTGGCCGCTCGGCGCCGCGCTGACCCTGGTGCTCATCGTCATCGGCGCCCTCTCGCTCGCGATCTCCGCCCTCGTGGCGATGCGCCGCCGCCGCGTGGCGAGCCCGGCGTGA
- a CDS encoding DUF1272 domain-containing protein translates to MLELRPNCECCDSDLPPSSMNARICTFECTFCATCADGVLGGTSPNCGGNLVVRPIRPAHMLDRNPASTKRILKADGCLPPAM, encoded by the coding sequence ATGCTTGAGCTGCGACCCAATTGTGAATGCTGTGATAGCGACCTTCCGCCATCCAGCATGAACGCCCGTATCTGCACATTCGAATGCACATTTTGCGCGACCTGCGCGGACGGCGTGCTCGGGGGCACGAGTCCCAATTGCGGGGGCAACCTCGTCGTTCGACCAATCCGTCCGGCGCACATGCTCGATCGGAACCCAGCCTCCACTAAGCGTATCCTCAAGGCCGACGGCTGTTTGCCTCCCGCGATGTAA
- a CDS encoding aldo/keto reductase, translated as MKTRQLGKTGPVVSAFALGCMGMSDGVYGPADRAESIATIHAALDASVTLFDTGDFYAMGDNEMLVAEALRGIARDRYVLSVKFGAQRDPTGQWLGYALTPAAIKTALAYSLKRLGTEYIDIYRPARLPPGTDVEAVIGTLAELAKAGHIRHIGLSEVGAQTIRRAAAVHPIVDLQIEYSLLSRGIEDEILPTLRDLGIDVTAYGILARGMLGGRWRPGGYGAGDYRAHSPRFEGENGAANLALVEALRAVAEAKGLPMSQAAIAWALAQGDDIVPLIGARRPAQLTDALAALDVRLSAEDLAAIEHAVPKGAARGDRYHAQAMADLDSERR; from the coding sequence ATGAAGACCCGCCAACTCGGAAAGACCGGACCCGTCGTGTCCGCCTTCGCCCTCGGCTGCATGGGCATGTCGGACGGCGTCTATGGTCCGGCCGACCGCGCCGAGAGCATCGCCACGATCCACGCCGCGCTCGATGCCAGCGTCACCCTGTTCGACACCGGCGATTTCTACGCCATGGGAGACAACGAGATGCTCGTCGCCGAAGCGCTTCGCGGCATCGCCCGCGACCGCTACGTGCTCAGCGTCAAGTTCGGCGCACAGCGCGACCCGACCGGCCAATGGCTGGGCTATGCCCTGACCCCCGCAGCGATCAAGACGGCCCTCGCCTATTCGCTCAAGCGCCTCGGCACCGAATACATCGATATCTACAGGCCGGCCCGCCTGCCGCCCGGCACCGACGTCGAGGCGGTGATCGGCACCCTCGCCGAACTCGCCAAGGCGGGGCACATCCGCCATATCGGCTTGTCGGAGGTCGGCGCGCAAACGATCCGCCGCGCGGCGGCGGTGCACCCGATCGTCGATCTCCAGATCGAATATTCGCTGCTCTCGCGCGGCATCGAGGACGAGATCCTCCCCACCCTGCGCGATCTCGGCATCGACGTCACGGCCTACGGCATCCTCGCGCGCGGCATGCTCGGCGGCCGTTGGCGGCCGGGCGGCTACGGCGCCGGAGACTACCGCGCCCACAGCCCGCGCTTCGAGGGCGAGAACGGCGCGGCGAACCTCGCGCTCGTGGAGGCGCTGCGTGCCGTCGCCGAGGCGAAAGGCCTGCCGATGTCCCAAGCTGCGATCGCCTGGGCCCTCGCCCAAGGCGACGACATCGTGCCCCTAATCGGCGCCCGCCGGCCCGCCCAACTCACCGACGCCCTCGCCGCGCTCGACGTCCGGCTCTCCGCCGAAGACCTCGCCGCGATCGAGCACGCCGTCCCGAAGGGCGCCGCGCGCGGCGACCGCTATCACGCTCAGGCGATGGCCGATCTCGACAGCGAACGCCGCTGA
- a CDS encoding dihydroxyacetone kinase subunit DhaK, which produces MQRFINNPDEVVEDTLKGFVKAHRDLVRLSERNPRVVAAQVAPIAGKVGVITGGGSGHEPAFIGYTGRTMLDAVAVGELFSSPTAKSFLDAAREANGGKGVVCLYGNYAGDNMNVKMAVQLAAKEGLTIATVVANDDVCSAPASEREKRRGVAGEIFMWKVGAAKAAEGASLEEVRATAQKAIDSCRSVGIGLGPCTLPAVGHPNFEIAPGTMEVGIGHHGEPGTRVEPLKTAAEIGRDMASIVLDDHGLAAGTEVAVLVSGLGATPLNELYILNDAIEAEITARGLVVHKTYVGNYFTSLEMVGATLTVMALDDELKRLLAVEAACPAGL; this is translated from the coding sequence ATGCAGCGTTTCATCAATAATCCCGACGAGGTGGTCGAAGACACCCTGAAGGGCTTCGTCAAAGCGCATCGCGATCTGGTGCGGCTGTCGGAGCGCAATCCGCGCGTGGTCGCCGCCCAGGTGGCACCGATCGCGGGCAAGGTGGGCGTCATCACCGGCGGCGGCTCGGGGCACGAGCCGGCCTTCATCGGCTATACCGGGCGGACCATGCTCGACGCCGTCGCGGTCGGCGAGCTGTTCTCCTCGCCGACGGCGAAGAGCTTCCTCGACGCGGCCCGCGAGGCGAACGGGGGCAAGGGCGTCGTCTGCCTCTACGGCAACTATGCCGGCGACAACATGAACGTGAAGATGGCGGTGCAACTCGCCGCCAAGGAGGGCCTGACCATCGCGACCGTCGTCGCCAACGACGACGTGTGCTCTGCGCCCGCCTCCGAGCGGGAGAAGCGGCGCGGTGTCGCCGGCGAGATCTTCATGTGGAAGGTCGGGGCGGCGAAGGCGGCCGAGGGCGCGAGCCTCGAGGAGGTGCGTGCCACCGCGCAGAAGGCGATCGATTCGTGCCGCTCGGTCGGCATCGGCCTCGGGCCCTGCACCCTGCCGGCGGTCGGGCATCCGAATTTCGAGATCGCGCCGGGCACGATGGAAGTCGGTATCGGCCACCACGGCGAGCCGGGCACCCGCGTCGAGCCGCTCAAGACCGCCGCCGAGATCGGCCGCGACATGGCCTCCATCGTGCTCGACGACCACGGCTTGGCGGCGGGCACGGAGGTTGCCGTCCTCGTCTCCGGCCTCGGCGCGACGCCGCTCAACGAGCTCTACATCCTCAACGATGCGATCGAGGCGGAGATCACCGCGCGCGGGCTCGTGGTGCACAAGACCTATGTCGGCAACTATTTCACCTCGCTCGAGATGGTCGGCGCGACGTTGACCGTGATGGCGCTCGACGACGAGCTGAAGCGCCTTCTGGCGGTCGAAGCGGCCTGCCCGGCCGGGCTTTGA
- a CDS encoding iron-containing alcohol dehydrogenase yields MIDIAEPASFRAAPPAAAAVSNWSFPTSVRFGAGRIAELAAAVAELGARRPLVVTDRGLADLPLTARVMDVLAAGGVTAALFSDVKPNPTGGNVAAGVAALKAGGHDLVVALGGGSALDAAKAIALMATQSRPMWDFEDIGDNWKRVDTSALIPVIAIPTTAGTGSELGRSSVITHETEGRKVIVFHPRMMPNIVFMDAELTLGLPAKVTAATGMDALSHALEAYSAPTFHPMAEGVALNAMRLIKEHLPRAVADGSDIEARSQMLIASGMGCVALQKGLGAIHALAHPLGALHDAHHGLLNAVLMPYVVAFNRPAVEDKLTALARILDLPAHDGDAVIQWIVRLRDGLGIGATLGDIGLHDIDRDKVVEMALADPCAGGNPIALDTANLRGLLDRAIDGRL; encoded by the coding sequence ATGATCGATATCGCCGAGCCCGCGTCCTTCCGGGCCGCGCCGCCCGCTGCCGCGGCCGTCTCCAACTGGAGCTTCCCGACCTCCGTGCGCTTCGGCGCGGGGCGGATCGCCGAACTCGCCGCCGCGGTCGCCGAGCTCGGAGCGCGCCGTCCGCTCGTCGTCACCGACCGCGGCCTCGCCGATCTGCCGCTCACCGCCCGGGTCATGGACGTGCTCGCGGCGGGTGGCGTCACGGCTGCGCTCTTCTCGGACGTCAAGCCGAACCCGACCGGCGGCAACGTCGCGGCGGGCGTCGCGGCCCTGAAAGCCGGCGGCCACGATCTCGTCGTGGCGCTGGGCGGCGGCAGTGCCCTCGACGCGGCGAAGGCGATCGCCCTGATGGCGACCCAGAGCCGCCCGATGTGGGACTTCGAAGACATCGGTGACAACTGGAAGCGGGTCGATACCAGCGCCCTGATCCCCGTCATCGCGATCCCGACGACCGCCGGCACCGGCTCCGAGCTCGGCCGCTCCTCGGTCATCACCCACGAAACCGAGGGGCGGAAGGTCATCGTCTTCCATCCCCGGATGATGCCGAACATCGTCTTCATGGACGCCGAGCTCACCCTCGGCCTGCCGGCCAAGGTGACGGCCGCGACCGGGATGGACGCGCTCTCGCACGCCCTCGAAGCCTACAGCGCGCCGACCTTCCACCCGATGGCCGAGGGCGTCGCGCTCAATGCGATGCGGCTCATCAAGGAGCACCTGCCGCGCGCCGTCGCGGACGGCTCCGACATCGAGGCACGGTCGCAGATGCTGATCGCCTCCGGCATGGGCTGCGTGGCGCTGCAGAAGGGGCTCGGTGCCATCCACGCCCTCGCCCATCCGCTCGGCGCCCTCCACGACGCCCATCATGGCCTGCTCAACGCGGTGCTGATGCCCTATGTCGTCGCCTTCAACCGTCCGGCGGTCGAGGACAAGCTGACCGCGCTCGCCCGCATCCTCGACCTGCCGGCCCACGACGGCGACGCGGTGATCCAATGGATCGTCCGGCTGCGCGACGGGCTCGGCATCGGCGCCACCCTCGGCGACATCGGCCTTCACGACATCGACCGCGACAAGGTGGTCGAGATGGCGCTCGCCGACCCGTGCGCCGGCGGCAACCCGATCGCCCTCGACACGGCGAACCTCCGGGGCCTGCTCGACCGGGCGATCGACGGCCGCCTCTGA
- a CDS encoding ABC transporter permease gives MMSDRTKSALVDTLLVGSVALLLAFFYVPIITLVVFSFTGSRMLTLPIETWSTEWYPALFAKGDFIPALKNSALIAAITTIFATVLGAAGAIAWIRFRFRLQTFFRALTFAPLLFPQLLLGVVMLLWFSVLGQWLGFTTGLASVVIGHIVYITPFTLVIVAVQVYGFDETLEDAARDAGASGWVVFREITLPLLWPGIFSAASFAFLLSWGNFYISYSLGGTIRTLPTFVYSGIAVGSSPIYPALATLNFIPALVLVVVADVVRRRAARRNRLAEPA, from the coding sequence ATGATGTCAGACCGTACCAAGAGCGCCCTCGTCGACACCCTGCTGGTGGGCTCCGTCGCTCTCCTGCTCGCCTTCTTCTACGTGCCGATCATCACCCTCGTCGTGTTCTCGTTCACCGGCAGCCGCATGCTCACGCTGCCGATCGAGACCTGGTCCACCGAATGGTACCCGGCCCTGTTCGCCAAGGGAGACTTCATCCCGGCGCTGAAGAATTCGGCGTTGATCGCTGCGATCACGACGATTTTCGCGACGGTTCTCGGCGCCGCCGGGGCCATCGCCTGGATCCGCTTCCGCTTCCGGCTGCAGACCTTCTTCCGCGCCCTCACCTTCGCGCCGCTGCTCTTTCCGCAGCTCCTGCTCGGCGTGGTGATGCTGCTGTGGTTCTCGGTGCTCGGCCAATGGCTCGGCTTCACCACCGGGCTCGCGAGCGTCGTCATCGGCCACATCGTCTACATCACGCCGTTCACGCTGGTGATCGTGGCGGTGCAGGTCTACGGCTTCGACGAGACGCTGGAAGACGCCGCGCGCGATGCCGGTGCGAGCGGGTGGGTCGTGTTCCGCGAGATCACGCTGCCGCTGCTGTGGCCCGGGATCTTCTCGGCGGCGAGCTTCGCCTTCCTGCTGTCGTGGGGAAATTTCTACATTTCCTACAGCCTCGGCGGCACGATCCGTACGCTGCCGACCTTCGTCTATAGCGGCATCGCGGTTGGCTCCTCGCCGATCTATCCCGCGCTCGCCACGCTGAACTTCATTCCGGCGCTGGTGCTGGTGGTGGTCGCGGACGTCGTGCGCCGTCGCGCCGCCCGCCGTAACCGCCTCGCCGAACCGGCCTGA
- the dhaL gene encoding dihydroxyacetone kinase subunit DhaL produces the protein MQSFANEGAAGMVLAVAGVIVANRAYLSEIDGKIGDGDHGVNMAKGFGMAAERIGPDMSLATAFDSLGTVLMSEIGGSMGPLYGMMFTRFAETIDKVPAIDAAAFSAMLASGLDGIETIGAAKVGDKTLLDTLVPAKTAFDAAIAEGQSFASALDALSTAAEAGRDSTKDLVAKIGRASRLGERSLGVLDAGATSCALILTTLATEAKARLGA, from the coding sequence ATGCAATCCTTTGCGAACGAGGGCGCCGCCGGCATGGTCCTGGCGGTCGCCGGCGTGATCGTCGCCAACCGGGCGTACTTGAGCGAGATCGACGGCAAGATCGGTGACGGCGATCACGGCGTGAACATGGCCAAGGGCTTCGGCATGGCGGCCGAGCGGATCGGCCCGGACATGAGCCTCGCGACCGCTTTCGACTCCCTCGGCACGGTGCTGATGAGCGAGATCGGCGGGTCGATGGGGCCGCTCTACGGCATGATGTTCACCCGCTTCGCCGAAACGATCGACAAGGTGCCGGCGATCGATGCTGCGGCGTTCTCCGCGATGCTCGCGAGCGGGCTCGACGGCATCGAGACGATCGGCGCGGCCAAGGTGGGCGACAAGACGCTCCTCGATACGTTGGTGCCGGCGAAGACCGCGTTCGATGCGGCGATCGCCGAGGGACAATCCTTCGCCTCCGCCCTCGATGCGCTGTCGACGGCGGCGGAAGCGGGGCGTGACAGCACCAAGGATCTGGTGGCGAAGATCGGCCGGGCGAGCCGTCTCGGTGAGCGCTCCCTCGGCGTGCTCGATGCCGGCGCGACCTCCTGCGCCCTCATCCTGACCACGCTCGCAACCGAAGCGAAGGCGCGGCTCGGCGCCTGA